One region of Populus trichocarpa isolate Nisqually-1 chromosome 4, P.trichocarpa_v4.1, whole genome shotgun sequence genomic DNA includes:
- the LOC7470206 gene encoding protein LIGHT-DEPENDENT SHORT HYPOCOTYLS 10 yields the protein MSGDQRPKDSAEGSSRSGGDHHQLQSAPLSRYESQKRRDWNTFGQYLKNQRPPVSLSQCNCNHVLDFLRYLDQFGKTKVHLHGCVFFGQPDPPAPCTCPLRQAWGSLDALIGRLRAAFEEHGGSAETNPFGNGAIRVYLREVKECQAKARGIPYKKKKKKKTQIRPRDEAKPSMQTA from the coding sequence ATGTCAGGTGATCAAAGGCCTAAAGATTCTGCTGAAGGCTCTTCGCGATCTGGAGGCGATCACCACCAGCTTCAATCAGCTCCTTTGAGCCGGTATGAGTCGCAGAAACGGCGAGACTGGAACACTTTCGGGCAGTACTTGAAGAATCAGAGACCCCCAGTTTCATTATCTCAGTGTAATTGCAATCATGTGCTTGATTTCCTTCGGTATCTTGATCAGTTTGGCAAGACTAAGGTTCATCTACATGGGTGCGTCTTCTTTGGACAACCTGATCCTCCTGCTCCTTGTACATGCCCTCTAAGGCAAGCTTGGGGGAGCCTTGATGCCCTAATCGGACGCCTTCGAGCAGCTTTTGAGGAGCATGGAGGATCAGCGGAGACTAACCCTTTTGGAAATGGAGCTATTCGGGTTTATTTGCGTGAAGTGAAAGAGTGTCAAGCTAAGGCAAGAGGGATTCcttacaagaagaagaagaagaagaagactcaAATAAGGCCAAGAGACGAAGCAAAGCCTTCGATGCAGACAGCTTAA